Proteins encoded in a region of the Candidatus Binatia bacterium genome:
- a CDS encoding NAD(P)-dependent oxidoreductase, which yields MTGAVEKVGFVGLGRMGTAIAQNILKAGFTVTVYNRTVAKAERLTRAGAKVAPSPRAAAAGADVVVTCLMDDESVLAAVKGPEGILAGLRRGGIHVGTTTISPMCAERLAALHAEHGSHYVAAPVLGRPDAAAAGQLRTFVAGDPDAIARCERLFTAYSLGAVNLGTSHRVANCLKLAVNYLVAAVIELMGEVFAFGEKSGIDATILELVMSTLFGSPALKDYAERVRARKFDDVGFALVAGLKDLQLIVDAAAAARAPLPVANIVRDRLLTAAAHGLGQKDWGAMYEATRLAAGLR from the coding sequence ATGACGGGTGCCGTAGAGAAGGTTGGGTTCGTCGGCCTCGGACGGATGGGAACGGCGATTGCCCAGAACATCCTGAAGGCCGGGTTTACCGTAACGGTGTACAATCGGACCGTGGCAAAGGCAGAGCGCCTCACCAGAGCGGGCGCGAAGGTGGCGCCGTCGCCGCGGGCCGCCGCCGCCGGCGCCGACGTGGTGGTCACGTGCCTGATGGACGACGAGTCGGTGCTCGCCGCCGTCAAAGGGCCGGAGGGGATTCTCGCCGGTTTGCGCCGCGGGGGCATTCACGTCGGCACCACGACCATCTCGCCAATGTGCGCCGAAAGGCTCGCGGCGCTGCACGCCGAACACGGCAGCCATTATGTGGCGGCGCCCGTCCTCGGCCGCCCCGACGCCGCCGCGGCGGGCCAGTTGCGGACCTTCGTTGCCGGCGATCCCGACGCGATCGCACGCTGCGAACGACTGTTCACCGCGTACTCCCTGGGCGCCGTCAACCTCGGGACGTCGCATCGGGTCGCCAACTGCCTCAAGCTGGCCGTGAACTATCTGGTGGCGGCGGTGATCGAGCTCATGGGCGAGGTGTTCGCCTTCGGCGAAAAGAGCGGGATCGACGCCACAATTCTCGAACTGGTTATGTCGACTCTGTTCGGGTCGCCCGCGCTCAAGGACTACGCCGAGCGGGTTCGCGCCCGCAAGTTCGACGACGTCGGTTTCGCTCTGGTTGCCGGTTTGAAGGACTTGCAACTCATCGTCGACGCCGCCGCGGCTGCGCGGGCGCCGCTGCCGGTGGCCAATATTGTGCGGGACCGCCTCCTGACCGCGGCAGCCCACGGTTTGGGGCAAAAGGACTGGGGTGCGATGTACGAAGCGACGCGGCTGGCGGCCGGGCTGCGCTGA
- a CDS encoding alpha/beta hydrolase — translation MYINVDGVRLFFDVEGAKLVPDGPTMREKPTLLLLHGGPGFDHSSYKPAFARFADLAQVVYLDHRGNGRSDRSTTERWTLAQWGDDVRAFCDALGIEKPIVMGQSFGGFVAIAYATRHPDHPGGLILSSTSARHRLDRVLATFERLGGSAAREAARRYWQEPGPHTMQEYVRLCFPLYNRTQGDPESLSRTVWNFDVMYHFGAGEDLSFDFLADLGRVHCPTLVLGGEQDPITPIEDQADIAAAIPPQYVRFERFAACGHGVFRDNPDRAFGVIEEFLGA, via the coding sequence ATGTACATCAACGTTGACGGGGTCCGTCTGTTTTTCGATGTGGAAGGGGCCAAACTCGTCCCCGATGGCCCGACGATGCGGGAGAAGCCGACGCTGCTCCTGTTGCACGGCGGGCCCGGCTTCGACCATTCGAGTTACAAGCCGGCGTTCGCGCGTTTCGCAGACCTTGCCCAGGTCGTCTATCTCGATCACCGCGGCAACGGCCGCAGCGACCGCAGCACGACCGAGCGCTGGACCCTCGCTCAGTGGGGAGACGACGTACGCGCTTTCTGCGATGCGCTTGGCATCGAAAAGCCCATCGTCATGGGCCAGTCGTTCGGCGGTTTCGTCGCGATTGCGTATGCCACGCGGCACCCGGATCATCCGGGCGGGCTCATCCTGTCGAGCACCTCGGCACGCCATCGTCTCGACCGGGTTCTTGCGACATTCGAACGGCTCGGTGGTTCCGCCGCGCGCGAAGCCGCCCGCCGTTACTGGCAGGAGCCGGGCCCGCACACGATGCAGGAATACGTGCGGCTCTGCTTCCCGCTTTACAATCGCACCCAGGGCGATCCGGAGAGCCTGTCGCGCACGGTCTGGAACTTCGACGTCATGTACCACTTCGGAGCGGGAGAAGACCTGTCGTTCGACTTCCTCGCCGACCTCGGTCGCGTGCATTGTCCGACCCTGGTGCTGGGCGGCGAGCAGGACCCGATTACCCCGATCGAAGATCAGGCCGACATTGCCGCGGCGATTCCTCCGCAGTATGTGCGCTTCGAGCGCTTCGCCGCTTGCGGCCACGGCGTCTTCCGCGACAACCCGGACAGGGCGTTCGGGGTGATTGAGGAGTTCTTGGGAGCGTGA
- a CDS encoding transporter substrate-binding domain-containing protein — protein sequence MGWKGWPAAAMVGVLALGACATRHHEPAALSAPKSVAPVIARILHRGELVVGTTVDQPPLTMEAKNGNIIGLEPDLGQAMAEAMGVRLRVVTMQFGELVPAIEAGDIDVALGGVTMTPQRNLKVAFVGPYLLSGKTIVARSEDIERLKDRDRLNDADLRIVALQGSTSEAFVRSFLPTAQLILANSYDAAVRFLVERKADAMVADYPAALLAAMRYPWVNLEVLKDPLSFEPLGIALPPNDPLLVNWTTNFLDQLDGTGALEALQDKWFNSQDWLEEVK from the coding sequence ATGGGTTGGAAGGGGTGGCCAGCAGCGGCGATGGTGGGGGTGTTGGCGCTCGGCGCCTGTGCGACACGCCACCACGAACCGGCCGCACTATCGGCGCCGAAGAGCGTCGCACCGGTCATTGCGCGGATACTACACCGCGGGGAACTGGTCGTCGGCACGACGGTAGATCAACCGCCGCTGACCATGGAAGCGAAAAACGGCAACATCATCGGCCTCGAGCCCGATCTCGGGCAGGCCATGGCCGAAGCCATGGGCGTCAGGCTGCGGGTCGTGACGATGCAGTTCGGCGAATTGGTCCCCGCAATCGAGGCCGGCGACATCGACGTGGCGCTCGGCGGTGTGACCATGACTCCGCAGCGCAACCTGAAGGTCGCCTTCGTCGGCCCGTACCTGCTTTCGGGCAAGACGATCGTCGCCAGATCGGAGGATATCGAACGCCTCAAAGATCGCGATCGCTTGAACGACGCCGACCTGCGCATCGTGGCCTTGCAGGGCTCGACCAGCGAAGCTTTCGTGCGCTCGTTCCTGCCGACCGCACAGCTCATACTCGCCAACAGCTACGACGCCGCCGTAAGGTTCCTCGTCGAACGTAAGGCCGACGCCATGGTCGCCGACTACCCCGCCGCCCTGCTCGCGGCAATGCGCTATCCGTGGGTCAATCTCGAAGTGCTCAAGGACCCACTCTCCTTCGAGCCACTCGGCATCGCACTGCCTCCCAACGACCCGCTGCTGGTCAACTGGACGACGAACTTCCTCGATCAACTCGACGGTACCGGCGCGCTCGAAGCGCTCCAGGACAAGTGGTTCAACAGCCAGGACTGGTTGGAAGAGGTGAAGTGA
- a CDS encoding orotate phosphoribosyltransferase, with translation MSDTGATITADQARARLLELLVRWSYHRADDERFELTSGRKSNFYIDCKATTMRGEALPLIGLLVAERLPAGVDGIGGLTMGADAIALATAFWCATIQRPLNAFTVRKTPKGHGMMKFIEGCPGVTVAVVDDVVTTGGSTIDAVQRCREAGIRVAAVVVLVDRQEGGMDNVRAAAGPSVPVVSVFTRADLERHWQESPARAPSAPTP, from the coding sequence ATGAGCGACACCGGCGCGACGATTACGGCAGACCAGGCGCGTGCGCGCCTGCTCGAACTGCTGGTGCGGTGGTCCTACCACCGCGCCGACGATGAGCGCTTCGAGCTGACCTCGGGAAGGAAGAGCAACTTCTACATCGACTGCAAAGCCACCACCATGCGCGGCGAAGCTCTGCCGCTCATCGGACTGCTGGTGGCAGAACGGCTGCCGGCCGGCGTCGACGGCATCGGCGGTCTGACCATGGGGGCAGACGCTATCGCCCTGGCCACGGCGTTCTGGTGCGCCACGATCCAGCGTCCCCTTAACGCCTTCACCGTACGCAAGACCCCCAAAGGCCACGGGATGATGAAGTTCATCGAGGGGTGCCCGGGCGTAACCGTGGCCGTGGTCGACGACGTCGTCACTACCGGTGGGTCCACGATCGACGCCGTCCAACGCTGCCGCGAGGCGGGTATCCGTGTCGCGGCGGTCGTCGTACTGGTGGACCGACAGGAAGGCGGCATGGACAACGTGCGCGCCGCCGCCGGACCGTCCGTGCCCGTGGTCAGTGTCTTTACCCGCGCTGACCTCGAACGTCATTGGCAGGAGAGCCCGGCCCGTGCGCCTTCGGCCCCCACCCCGTGA
- a CDS encoding type II toxin-antitoxin system RelE/ParE family toxin → MTKSAEQGAVIRGSGGLRKIRWRRPGMGKRGGLRVIYYWEVKSETFDMLTIYRKIKQEDLSPGQLRVLRHLLAEEFK, encoded by the coding sequence GTGACGAAGTCCGCGGAGCAGGGCGCGGTGATCCGCGGCTCCGGTGGCCTTCGCAAGATCAGGTGGCGCCGTCCGGGGATGGGCAAGCGCGGTGGGCTCCGAGTGATCTACTATTGGGAGGTGAAGTCGGAGACCTTCGACATGCTGACGATCTACCGGAAGATCAAGCAGGAGGACCTCTCACCAGGGCAGTTGCGTGTCTTGCGACACCTCCTTGCGGAGGAGTTCAAATGA
- a CDS encoding type II toxin-antitoxin system VapC family toxin: MRVLLDTCTFIWLVSAPENVPEPTRAFLERVPDAVLVSTASVWELAIKRKLGKVTEISSLAQDLAAFARDAMDAYLLETLPITVGHAVLAGDLPLHHRDPFDRMLAAQARIEDLVVISPDQAFDPYQVPRRWDR, encoded by the coding sequence GTGCGCGTCCTGCTCGACACCTGCACGTTCATCTGGCTGGTCAGCGCCCCCGAGAACGTCCCCGAGCCGACGCGCGCGTTCCTCGAACGCGTCCCCGATGCCGTGCTCGTCTCGACCGCGAGCGTCTGGGAGCTGGCCATCAAGCGGAAGCTCGGCAAGGTGACGGAGATCTCCTCCCTCGCCCAGGATCTCGCCGCGTTCGCGCGTGACGCCATGGACGCGTACCTGCTCGAGACGCTGCCGATAACGGTCGGCCACGCAGTCCTCGCCGGCGACCTGCCGCTCCACCATCGCGACCCGTTCGATCGCATGCTGGCGGCGCAGGCCCGGATCGAGGACCTCGTCGTCATCTCACCCGACCAGGCGTTCGATCCGTACCAGGTCCCGCGTCGGTGGGACCGATAG
- a CDS encoding type II toxin-antitoxin system prevent-host-death family antitoxin yields MRETIANMHEAKTKLSQLVERAVRGETVYIARDGEPAVRLVPVHPKRRPAWGAFAGALTLAPDFNAPHPDIERDFEGR; encoded by the coding sequence ATGCGGGAAACCATCGCCAATATGCACGAGGCCAAGACGAAGCTGTCGCAGCTGGTCGAGCGCGCCGTGCGCGGGGAGACGGTCTACATCGCCCGCGACGGCGAGCCCGCGGTGCGGCTCGTCCCGGTCCATCCGAAGCGCCGGCCGGCGTGGGGGGCGTTTGCCGGAGCGCTCACCCTCGCCCCCGACTTCAACGCGCCGCACCCCGACATCGAACGGGACTTCGAGGGGCGCTGA
- a CDS encoding FGGY-family carbohydrate kinase: MVGSTAPSGELILAIDVGTQSVRAALVDLAGELRHLVKQPIEPYFSARPGWAEQQPDLYWRTLCQTCREVLAAGGPPDRVVAVTLTTQRMTLVNVDRAGTPLRPAIVWLDARQADATKIIPSFAVPLLKAAGLHQFIEMATQYSRSSWIRQNEPAIWEKTHKFLFLSGYLTHRLTGEFRDSSGNVIGAVPFDVKRSRWAARWNFKWKLFPIEAEKLPALVQPSELLGHVTTQAAAETGIPAGLPLIAASNDKACDVIGTGCLTPDRACVSFGTTATINTQNRKYVELRPFLPPHPSAIPGEYYSEVTVVRGLWMVSWFKEEFGLQERLQAQEEAVAPEDLLERLLRDVPAGSMGLVCQPYWTPGPEHAAFAKGAVIGFGDIHNRAYLYRSIVEGIVFALKEGAELTEKKNRVPFTEVRATGGGSKSDSIMQITADVFGLPVHRPHTNETAVLGAAIDAAVGLKFFPSFPAAVGAMTRVRDVFVPIEKNEEIYRELYRKVYLKMYRQLLPMFREIQSITGYPET, translated from the coding sequence ATGGTTGGTTCTACCGCCCCATCCGGTGAGCTGATCCTGGCGATCGACGTCGGGACCCAGTCAGTGCGCGCCGCGCTGGTAGACCTGGCCGGCGAGTTGCGCCACCTGGTCAAACAACCGATCGAGCCCTACTTCTCCGCGCGTCCGGGGTGGGCCGAGCAGCAGCCGGATCTCTACTGGCGGACGCTGTGCCAGACCTGCCGGGAAGTGCTCGCGGCCGGCGGCCCCCCGGACCGCGTCGTCGCCGTCACCCTGACCACTCAGCGCATGACGCTCGTGAACGTGGATCGTGCGGGCACTCCCCTGCGACCCGCCATCGTCTGGCTGGACGCGCGCCAGGCGGACGCGACGAAAATCATCCCGAGCTTCGCGGTGCCGCTGCTCAAGGCAGCCGGACTGCACCAGTTCATCGAGATGGCGACCCAGTATTCGCGGTCGAGCTGGATTCGGCAGAACGAGCCCGCGATCTGGGAGAAGACGCACAAGTTTCTCTTCCTCTCCGGGTACCTCACCCACCGACTCACCGGCGAGTTCCGCGACTCGTCCGGCAACGTAATCGGGGCCGTCCCGTTCGACGTCAAGCGATCCCGCTGGGCGGCGAGGTGGAACTTCAAGTGGAAGCTCTTCCCCATCGAGGCAGAGAAGCTCCCGGCGCTGGTCCAGCCGAGCGAGCTTCTGGGCCACGTCACAACGCAGGCGGCGGCGGAGACCGGCATCCCGGCGGGCCTGCCGTTGATCGCCGCCTCCAACGACAAGGCGTGCGACGTCATCGGCACGGGGTGCCTGACGCCGGACCGGGCCTGCGTCAGCTTCGGCACCACCGCGACCATCAACACCCAGAACCGGAAGTACGTCGAGCTGCGACCGTTCCTCCCGCCGCATCCATCGGCGATTCCCGGCGAGTATTACTCCGAAGTGACGGTGGTACGGGGCCTGTGGATGGTGTCGTGGTTCAAGGAGGAGTTCGGGCTGCAGGAGCGGCTGCAGGCGCAGGAAGAGGCCGTCGCGCCCGAAGATCTCTTGGAGAGACTCTTGCGGGATGTGCCTGCCGGCAGCATGGGGCTGGTCTGCCAGCCGTACTGGACGCCGGGGCCGGAGCATGCAGCGTTCGCCAAGGGCGCCGTCATCGGCTTCGGCGACATCCACAACCGCGCCTACCTCTACCGGTCCATTGTCGAAGGCATCGTCTTCGCCCTCAAGGAGGGCGCCGAGTTGACCGAGAAGAAGAACCGGGTGCCTTTCACCGAGGTCCGGGCGACCGGCGGCGGCTCGAAAAGCGACTCGATCATGCAGATCACCGCCGACGTCTTCGGGCTCCCCGTCCACCGGCCGCACACCAACGAGACCGCGGTCCTCGGTGCCGCCATCGACGCCGCCGTGGGTCTGAAATTCTTCCCGAGCTTTCCCGCCGCAGTCGGCGCCATGACCCGCGTTCGGGACGTTTTCGTGCCGATCGAGAAGAACGAAGAGATCTACCGGGAGCTCTACCGGAAGGTGTACCTGAAGATGTACCGGCAACTGCTGCCCATGTTCCGGGAGATCCAGTCGATCACGGGCTATCCGGAGACATAG
- a CDS encoding FAD-binding oxidoreductase gives MSVFKKFQPDWRNDAPADNSYRSIFKYDPHKFKHPSPAWFEMFKTEFGMTDDDFRQRQPGGDEPVSIDHPIALSAERINDFRTMIGEANVATDDYSRVKFSHGKSLDENLSLRKNIVRTAPDLVLHPRDKEDVKQIVAYCHANRIAIVTYGGGSGVVLGMQPDKGGVAVVLRTHMNKILTINELNKTCVVQPGMMGPEYEAALNHAPERFGTAIAYTCGHFPQSFELASVGGWIAALGSGQASTYYGDAYDIVHSQEYVTPAGIIRTSDIPGTATGPKVNDILKGNEGAFGILTEVTMKIFNHRPENRQRFAFMFPSWENAVSATRQIVQGEFGRPAVLRISDPEETETGLKLKGFDGGLFDRFLRSRGMEPMRRCLCIGTVEGEKGFAVNVRKQVRRIARTHGAMSLTGYATRQWEHGRYSDVHMREDLLDYGIVIDTLETGVTWDNLHNLHAGVRAFVKQRPGTCCLTHASHFYPEGTNLYFIFMMKPRDEQEFFTFRSDVVSQIVAHGGSVSHHHGIGRMFAPWMEKFLGAAQMEVLRALKRHFDPHNIMNPGGVLGLDDKAPTDSDDARHTR, from the coding sequence ATGAGCGTGTTCAAGAAATTCCAACCCGACTGGCGAAACGACGCCCCGGCCGACAACTCGTACCGCTCGATCTTCAAGTACGACCCGCACAAGTTCAAACACCCGAGCCCGGCCTGGTTCGAGATGTTCAAGACCGAGTTCGGCATGACCGACGACGATTTCCGACAGCGCCAGCCCGGCGGTGACGAGCCGGTGAGCATCGATCACCCGATCGCCCTGAGCGCCGAACGGATCAACGACTTCCGCACCATGATCGGCGAGGCGAACGTCGCCACCGACGACTACAGTCGGGTGAAGTTCAGCCACGGCAAGTCGCTCGACGAGAACCTAAGCCTGCGCAAGAACATCGTCCGCACGGCGCCCGACCTCGTGCTCCACCCACGCGACAAGGAGGACGTGAAGCAGATCGTCGCGTACTGCCACGCCAACCGCATCGCCATCGTCACGTACGGCGGCGGCTCGGGCGTGGTGTTGGGGATGCAGCCGGACAAGGGCGGGGTCGCGGTGGTGCTGCGCACCCACATGAACAAGATCCTGACGATCAACGAGCTCAACAAGACGTGCGTGGTCCAGCCGGGCATGATGGGTCCCGAGTACGAGGCGGCGCTCAACCACGCGCCGGAACGATTCGGCACCGCGATCGCCTACACCTGCGGCCATTTCCCCCAATCCTTCGAGCTGGCCTCGGTGGGCGGGTGGATCGCCGCCCTCGGGTCCGGGCAGGCGTCGACGTATTACGGCGACGCGTATGACATCGTCCACAGCCAGGAGTACGTGACCCCGGCGGGCATCATCAGAACCAGCGACATCCCCGGAACCGCCACCGGCCCCAAGGTAAACGACATTCTCAAGGGGAACGAGGGAGCCTTCGGCATCCTGACCGAGGTGACGATGAAGATCTTCAACCACCGGCCAGAGAACCGACAGCGCTTCGCGTTCATGTTCCCGTCCTGGGAGAACGCGGTCAGCGCCACCCGGCAGATCGTGCAGGGCGAGTTCGGCAGGCCGGCGGTGCTCCGGATCTCGGACCCGGAGGAGACGGAGACCGGACTCAAGCTCAAGGGCTTCGACGGGGGGCTGTTCGACAGGTTCCTCCGGAGCCGCGGCATGGAGCCCATGCGCCGCTGCCTCTGCATAGGCACCGTCGAGGGCGAGAAAGGCTTCGCCGTCAACGTCAGGAAGCAGGTGCGCCGGATCGCCCGTACCCACGGAGCCATGTCGCTCACCGGCTACGCGACCCGGCAGTGGGAGCACGGCCGCTATTCCGACGTGCACATGCGCGAGGACCTGTTGGACTACGGCATCGTCATCGACACCCTCGAAACCGGGGTCACGTGGGACAACCTGCACAACCTGCACGCCGGCGTGCGCGCCTTCGTCAAGCAGCGTCCCGGCACCTGCTGCCTCACCCACGCCTCCCATTTCTATCCCGAGGGCACCAACCTCTATTTCATCTTCATGATGAAACCCAGGGACGAGCAGGAGTTCTTCACGTTCCGCTCGGACGTCGTCAGCCAGATTGTCGCGCACGGCGGCTCGGTCAGCCATCACCACGGCATCGGCAGGATGTTCGCTCCCTGGATGGAGAAGTTCCTCGGCGCGGCGCAGATGGAGGTGTTGCGGGCGCTCAAGCGCCACTTCGATCCCCACAACATCATGAACCCCGGCGGGGTGCTGGGGTTGGACGACAAGGCGCCGACGGACTCGGATGACGCGAGACACACCCGTTGA
- a CDS encoding FadR family transcriptional regulator, with product MRTETTRLSPVTKIRLHEEIVERLKDGIVRGKLPPGSRLPPERELAEQLSVNRTTVREALHKLESMGLLEIKHGSGIFVRDFLDSGSLDLARHLLFLDGQVNPRGLMNLHELRRILLPEISGCAAARRTDNDLHELKRVVFESPDMPLEEKDWRVHNLIARASGNFLFVVLLNAFTQMTRASSLRYFEVEANRRRSMTFHRHIYAAIERGDAPKARKIMGAVMRFAEIQTLRAAGIDPGRTTT from the coding sequence ATGCGCACCGAGACCACCCGCTTGAGTCCCGTGACGAAGATCCGCCTCCATGAGGAGATCGTGGAGCGGCTGAAGGACGGTATCGTCCGCGGCAAGCTGCCGCCCGGTTCCAGGCTACCGCCCGAGCGGGAGCTGGCCGAGCAACTGTCCGTCAACCGGACCACGGTCAGGGAGGCACTGCACAAACTCGAGAGCATGGGCCTGCTCGAGATCAAGCACGGCAGCGGCATCTTCGTGCGAGACTTCCTCGACAGCGGCAGCCTGGATCTCGCCCGCCATCTGCTCTTCCTCGACGGCCAGGTGAATCCGCGCGGCCTCATGAACCTCCACGAGCTGCGCCGCATCCTGCTGCCCGAGATCAGCGGCTGCGCCGCCGCCCGCCGGACCGACAACGACCTCCACGAGTTGAAGCGCGTCGTCTTCGAGAGCCCGGATATGCCGCTCGAGGAAAAGGACTGGCGGGTGCACAACCTCATCGCCCGCGCCAGCGGCAACTTCCTCTTCGTCGTTCTCCTCAACGCGTTTACGCAGATGACCCGCGCCTCGTCGCTGCGCTACTTCGAGGTCGAGGCCAACCGGCGGCGATCGATGACGTTCCACCGTCACATCTACGCGGCGATCGAACGTGGCGACGCCCCGAAAGCGAGGAAGATCATGGGCGCGGTCATGCGCTTCGCGGAGATCCAGACCCTGCGGGCGGCCGGCATCGATCCCGGGAGGACAACCACATGA
- a CDS encoding PIN domain-containing protein, with protein MEFFRGRTPFADAVDRLLESNEVAVCGPIVTELRRGLGTARERARVLPLLDGCHTLDQPARLWEEAGDLGYALARRGVSVKTLDLLIATYALAHAAPLLTVDADFAAMKRGGLDLILAEA; from the coding sequence ATCGAGTTCTTCCGTGGCCGGACGCCGTTTGCCGACGCCGTCGATCGCTTGCTCGAGTCGAACGAGGTCGCGGTGTGCGGCCCAATCGTCACCGAGCTACGGCGCGGCCTCGGTACCGCACGCGAGCGGGCGAGAGTGCTCCCGCTCCTCGATGGATGCCACACGCTCGATCAGCCGGCTCGGCTCTGGGAAGAAGCGGGTGACCTGGGCTACGCGCTCGCGCGCCGCGGCGTCAGCGTCAAGACACTCGACCTCTTGATTGCGACCTATGCGCTCGCCCACGCGGCGCCGCTCCTTACGGTCGATGCCGACTTTGCGGCGATGAAGCGCGGCGGGCTCGATCTCATCCTCGCCGAGGCGTGA
- a CDS encoding ISL3 family transposase, translating to MAAKKTACGVCGRWHRSFYDRRQRLVRDLSCGGARIYLEVEVRRVECRSCRAVKRERLEWLADNPFYTKRFAFHVGRRCRVSTIKDVAEELRLDWHSVKTLEKQYMRAQLRRVGTPAPRAIGIDEISIRKGHTYRIVVSDLERMRPIWFGGKDRSEASMDGFFAWLGPKKCRRIQLAVMDMWKPFRNATRRHAPQANVLFDKFHIMRHLGDALDTVRKREYARLSGKDRRFIKGQKYTLLSHRENLTLDGRRALKQLLAANKRLNTAYLLKESFGQLWDYRTEGWARRFFENWRAALKWQRLKPYEEFADLIERHWDGIAAYCHPENKVSLGFVEGLNNKIRVIQRRAYGLRDEEYLRLKILTCMLPKL from the coding sequence TTGGCGGCGAAAAAAACTGCCTGCGGCGTGTGTGGGCGGTGGCACCGCAGCTTCTACGATCGGCGGCAACGTCTGGTGCGCGATCTGTCGTGTGGTGGCGCGCGCATCTACCTGGAGGTGGAAGTCCGACGGGTGGAGTGTCGGAGTTGCCGAGCCGTGAAGCGCGAGCGACTGGAGTGGCTCGCCGACAATCCCTTCTACACCAAGCGCTTTGCCTTCCATGTGGGGCGACGCTGTCGGGTGAGTACCATCAAGGATGTGGCCGAGGAGTTGCGCCTGGACTGGCATTCGGTGAAGACGCTGGAGAAGCAGTACATGCGCGCGCAGCTGCGTCGTGTGGGGACACCGGCGCCGCGCGCTATCGGGATCGACGAGATCTCGATCCGCAAAGGCCACACATACCGGATTGTGGTGAGCGACTTGGAGCGCATGCGGCCGATTTGGTTCGGCGGCAAGGACCGCTCGGAAGCCAGCATGGACGGGTTCTTCGCCTGGCTCGGGCCGAAGAAGTGCCGGCGCATTCAGTTGGCGGTGATGGACATGTGGAAGCCGTTTCGCAATGCCACCAGGCGCCACGCGCCGCAAGCCAACGTCCTGTTCGACAAGTTCCACATCATGCGCCACCTCGGCGACGCCCTCGACACCGTGCGCAAGCGCGAGTATGCGCGGCTCAGCGGCAAGGACCGGCGGTTCATCAAGGGGCAGAAGTACACGTTGCTGTCGCACCGGGAGAATCTCACGCTCGACGGCCGCCGCGCCCTCAAGCAGTTGTTGGCGGCGAACAAGCGACTGAACACCGCCTACCTGCTCAAGGAGTCCTTCGGCCAGCTGTGGGACTACCGCACCGAGGGGTGGGCGCGGCGCTTCTTCGAGAACTGGAGGGCCGCGCTGAAGTGGCAGCGGCTCAAGCCGTACGAGGAGTTCGCCGACCTGATCGAGCGGCACTGGGACGGGATTGCTGCCTACTGTCACCCCGAGAACAAGGTCTCCCTGGGTTTCGTGGAGGGGCTGAACAACAAGATCCGAGTCATCCAGCGTCGGGCCTATGGGCTGCGCGACGAGGAGTATCTGCGACTGAAGATTCTCACCTGCATGTTGCCCAAGCTCTGA